The Streptomyces spororaveus genome includes a region encoding these proteins:
- the carA gene encoding glutamine-hydrolyzing carbamoyl-phosphate synthase small subunit: MSVSAPRAALVLENGKLFWGREFGALGRSLGEVVFQTGMTGYQETLTDPSYHGQIVVQTSPQIGNTGWNDEDSESGRIQVAGYVVRDPSRTASNWRSRRELSDELVQQGVVGIAEVDTRSLTRHIRESGVMRAGVFSGDALTDPDAMTEQVLTAPPMAGANLAARVSTAQPYVRPAVGTRRFRVAALDLGVKANTLRMLADRGIETHVLPASSSLDQILETEPDGVFLSNGPGDPSAMTEAVALTRAVLERRIPLFGICFGNQILGRALGRETYKLRYGHRGINIPVIDSVDGRVSITSQNHGFAVEGEAGERFDTPFGRALVSHHCPNDGAVEGLRCLDVPAFSVQYHPEAAAGPHDAAALFDEFTTLMSGDR; the protein is encoded by the coding sequence ATGAGTGTGTCCGCACCACGGGCTGCACTGGTTCTGGAGAATGGCAAATTATTCTGGGGCAGGGAATTCGGGGCCCTTGGACGTTCGCTCGGGGAAGTCGTCTTCCAGACTGGAATGACGGGATATCAGGAAACGCTGACCGATCCTTCTTATCACGGTCAGATCGTGGTACAGACCTCCCCGCAGATCGGGAACACGGGGTGGAACGACGAGGACAGTGAATCGGGCCGGATCCAGGTGGCCGGCTATGTGGTGCGCGATCCCTCCCGGACCGCCTCCAACTGGCGGTCGCGGCGGGAGCTCTCGGACGAGCTGGTGCAGCAGGGTGTCGTCGGGATCGCCGAGGTCGACACCAGGTCCCTGACCCGTCACATCCGCGAGAGCGGAGTGATGCGCGCCGGGGTGTTCTCGGGAGACGCGCTGACCGACCCGGATGCCATGACGGAGCAGGTGCTGACCGCTCCGCCGATGGCCGGCGCCAATCTGGCGGCCCGGGTCAGTACCGCACAGCCCTACGTCCGTCCGGCCGTCGGGACCCGCCGGTTCCGCGTGGCGGCGCTGGACCTCGGGGTGAAGGCGAACACCCTGCGCATGCTGGCCGACCGCGGGATCGAGACGCACGTCCTGCCCGCGTCCAGCTCGCTGGACCAGATCCTGGAGACCGAGCCGGACGGTGTGTTCCTGTCCAACGGCCCGGGTGATCCGTCCGCGATGACGGAGGCGGTCGCCCTGACCCGCGCGGTGCTGGAGCGGCGTATCCCGCTCTTCGGCATCTGCTTCGGGAACCAGATCCTCGGACGGGCTCTGGGCCGGGAGACGTACAAGCTGCGGTACGGGCACCGAGGCATCAACATCCCGGTGATCGACTCGGTCGACGGCCGGGTGTCGATCACCTCGCAGAACCACGGGTTCGCCGTGGAGGGGGAAGCCGGGGAGCGCTTCGACACGCCCTTCGGCCGGGCGCTGGTGTCCCACCACTGCCCCAACGACGGTGCCGTGGAAGGTCTGCGCTGCCTGGACGTCCCCGCCTTCTCGGTCCAGTACCACCCGGAGGCCGCGGCCGGTCCGCACGACGCCGCCGCCCTCTTCGACGAGTTCACCACCCTGATGAGCGGGGACCGCTGA
- a CDS encoding helix-turn-helix transcriptional regulator yields the protein MPAINAAIGASLAGARSEILTAQPDGPRPKQVLDAALESVRCQVGNGISMRTIYQHSARFDEATKSYVRAVMGYGVKVRTLTEFFDRLIIIDGSTAFIAANAERTVAAAITEPSVLRFLIDVFERSWDRAAPFPFVPNYAAQAASEVMTPIRATIRQLLAEGHSDKVIARRLGISERSLQAHIAHIKEHLGAKNRTHLGYLLCHTEAFPTY from the coding sequence TTGCCTGCGATCAACGCGGCCATAGGCGCCAGCCTGGCCGGCGCCCGATCCGAGATCCTGACGGCGCAGCCGGACGGGCCCCGCCCGAAGCAGGTCCTGGACGCGGCCCTGGAGTCGGTCCGTTGCCAGGTCGGCAACGGCATCAGCATGCGGACGATCTATCAGCACTCGGCCCGCTTCGACGAGGCGACCAAGTCCTACGTCCGTGCCGTCATGGGATACGGAGTCAAGGTCCGGACCCTGACCGAGTTCTTCGACCGGCTGATCATCATCGACGGTTCCACGGCCTTCATCGCGGCCAACGCCGAGCGCACGGTCGCCGCCGCGATCACGGAACCCTCCGTGCTGCGCTTCCTCATCGACGTCTTCGAGCGCTCCTGGGATCGTGCGGCGCCCTTCCCCTTCGTCCCCAACTACGCCGCACAGGCGGCGTCCGAAGTGATGACGCCGATCCGGGCGACCATCCGGCAACTGCTCGCGGAGGGGCACTCGGACAAGGTGATCGCGCGTCGCCTGGGCATCAGCGAGCGCTCGCTCCAGGCGCACATCGCCCACATCAAGGAGCACCTCGGGGCGAAGAACCGCACCCACCTCGGTTATCTCCTGTGCCATACCGAGGCTTTTCCGACCTACTGA
- the sbnA gene encoding 2,3-diaminopropionate biosynthesis protein SbnA, whose product MKLIAEHVHDLILDDVYLRVSGLGDLNRLYLKVEGFNPGGSVKMKTARGLIHSAENSGADLAGLRLIESTSGNLGISLAVICAAKNYRLTLVTDPNSNATAVAIMRALGAEVVVITERDDNGGYLGSRISYIQQLQAEDPNVYWLNQYENPTNPTAHEQATAPSVLREFGEVDYLFLGVGTGGTLMGCIDYFRRRSPQTRIIAVDTAGSVNFQPTSGPRHIPGLGTSQRPPILDSQAPDEVLLIPEWETVRECRWLARSSGLLTGGSTGTVLAGIRRLAPGIPPDATVVAISPDLGERYLNSVYDDTWVAERGLDKAPLTDERLPEEELDVLV is encoded by the coding sequence ATGAAGTTGATTGCTGAGCATGTCCATGACCTTATTCTGGATGACGTATATCTCCGGGTCTCTGGGCTCGGAGACCTGAACCGGCTCTACTTGAAGGTCGAGGGATTCAACCCGGGCGGTTCGGTCAAGATGAAGACCGCCCGGGGGCTCATCCACTCCGCGGAGAACTCGGGCGCGGATCTGGCGGGCCTCCGGCTCATCGAGTCCACCTCCGGAAATCTGGGAATCTCCCTCGCCGTCATCTGTGCGGCGAAGAACTACCGGCTCACCCTGGTGACCGACCCGAATTCCAACGCGACGGCCGTGGCCATCATGCGTGCCCTCGGGGCGGAGGTCGTGGTCATCACCGAGCGCGACGACAACGGTGGTTATCTGGGCTCCAGGATTTCCTACATCCAGCAGCTGCAGGCCGAGGACCCGAATGTCTACTGGCTGAACCAGTACGAGAATCCGACCAACCCCACGGCACACGAACAGGCCACCGCGCCCTCGGTGCTCAGGGAGTTCGGGGAGGTCGACTACCTCTTCCTGGGGGTGGGCACCGGCGGCACGCTGATGGGCTGCATCGACTACTTCCGCCGACGCAGCCCGCAGACCCGGATCATCGCGGTCGACACCGCCGGCTCGGTCAATTTCCAGCCCACCTCGGGCCCCCGGCACATCCCGGGGCTCGGCACCAGCCAGCGTCCGCCGATCCTCGACAGCCAGGCGCCCGACGAGGTCCTGCTGATCCCCGAGTGGGAGACGGTGCGCGAATGCCGCTGGCTGGCCAGGAGCTCCGGGCTGCTCACGGGCGGCTCGACCGGGACGGTCCTGGCGGGCATCCGCCGCCTGGCACCCGGGATCCCGCCGGACGCGACCGTGGTCGCGATCTCCCCGGACCTGGGTGAGCGCTACCTGAACTCCGTATACGACGACACGTGGGTGGCCGAGCGGGGCCTGGACAAGGCTCCCCTCACCGATGAGCGGCTACCCGAGGAGGAACTCGATGTTCTCGTTTGA
- a CDS encoding MFS transporter, whose product MAIDTQTTTTGPHTAAPSMENDRLSGRARLVLFVLCAAQFMVALDFSVLNVALPVLGEDLGLGRSALQWAITAFALPSGGFLLLFGRIADLYGRKKLFLTGLALFGAASLLATLAWDPASFLTGRALQGLGAAVIVPTGMSLLTTTFPEGPLRDRALGISGTLLSLGFTVGMVLGGVMTDTLGWRSTMGLLAVASVIVLVMAPGLLPESRTAQRPRLDVPGAVTVTVGLLALIYALSTAAGRGFGDADVRGTLVLGLVLLAAFVVVESKSPAPLVSLPMLKRRTVAWGNVGGLVTFSMMSTVVFVLTLYLQETLELSSFLTGLVFGVQGLASVVAGSYAPKVIGRFGARRTLVGSLLGQGLLGLALLGVGAQSGALLATVAVSLASMCHLGAIISYGVVVTSGVPDEQQGLATGLVTTTQQVGITIGIPLLGVLATTRASLFDGVRTVLTVDAVIVLAAAALVGFGLGFRRKA is encoded by the coding sequence ATGGCGATCGACACACAGACAACGACCACCGGGCCGCACACGGCGGCCCCCTCGATGGAGAACGACCGGCTCTCCGGCCGGGCCCGACTGGTTCTCTTCGTGCTCTGCGCCGCCCAGTTCATGGTGGCGCTCGACTTCTCCGTACTGAACGTGGCCCTGCCGGTGCTCGGCGAGGACCTGGGCCTCGGCCGGTCCGCCCTCCAGTGGGCCATCACCGCCTTCGCCCTGCCGTCCGGCGGCTTCCTGCTCCTCTTCGGCCGGATCGCCGACCTGTACGGCCGCAAGAAGCTCTTCCTCACCGGTCTCGCGCTCTTCGGCGCGGCCTCCCTGCTCGCGACCCTCGCCTGGGATCCGGCCTCCTTCCTGACCGGGCGCGCCCTGCAGGGCCTGGGCGCGGCGGTCATCGTGCCCACCGGTATGTCCCTGCTGACGACGACCTTCCCCGAGGGCCCGCTGCGTGACAGGGCGCTCGGCATCTCCGGCACCCTGCTGTCGCTCGGCTTCACGGTCGGCATGGTGCTCGGCGGTGTCATGACCGACACCCTGGGCTGGCGGTCCACGATGGGGCTGCTCGCGGTGGCTTCGGTGATCGTGCTGGTCATGGCGCCGGGGCTGCTGCCGGAGTCGCGCACCGCGCAGCGCCCGCGGCTGGACGTGCCCGGGGCCGTCACGGTCACCGTCGGTCTGCTCGCGCTGATCTACGCCCTGTCGACGGCGGCCGGGCGCGGCTTCGGCGACGCGGACGTCCGGGGCACGCTGGTGCTCGGGCTGGTGCTGCTCGCCGCGTTCGTCGTGGTGGAGTCGAAGTCCCCGGCCCCGCTGGTCTCGCTGCCGATGCTGAAGCGGCGCACGGTCGCCTGGGGCAACGTCGGCGGTCTGGTGACGTTCTCGATGATGTCGACGGTCGTGTTCGTGCTGACGCTCTACCTCCAGGAGACGCTGGAGCTGTCGTCCTTCCTGACGGGCCTGGTCTTCGGCGTCCAGGGCCTCGCCTCCGTCGTCGCCGGGTCGTACGCCCCGAAGGTCATCGGCCGCTTCGGCGCCCGCCGCACGCTGGTCGGCTCACTGCTCGGCCAGGGCCTGCTGGGCCTCGCGCTGCTCGGCGTGGGCGCGCAGTCGGGTGCCCTGCTCGCGACGGTGGCCGTCTCGCTGGCCAGCATGTGCCACCTCGGCGCGATCATCTCGTACGGGGTCGTGGTGACGAGCGGTGTGCCCGACGAGCAGCAGGGTCTGGCGACCGGCCTGGTCACGACCACCCAGCAGGTCGGCATCACGATCGGCATCCCGCTGCTCGGTGTGCTGGCCACCACCCGGGCCTCGCTCTTCGACGGGGTGCGGACGGTGCTGACGGTCGACGCGGTGATCGTCCTCGCGGCGGCGGCCCTGGTGGGCTTCGGCCTGGGCTTCCGCAGGAAGGCCTGA
- the sbnB gene encoding 2,3-diaminopropionate biosynthesis protein SbnB: protein MFSFDVVPGKVVKDILDTSAAQVVDLVEDAYLRHDAGQTVNPDSYFLRFPEKPDARIIALPASIELAEDHAVGIKWISSFPGNVADGIPRASAALILNDYATGYPKALLEAATVSAVRTAASAAVAARAFSRWVTPDGRVSFIGAGVIARTILRYLVATNYPLESLEVFDLHAESAQNLARFASEELGLKAKAIGGLSEALTAQTVITTTTAGTPYIGQLLRPGQVALNISLRDFQPEVILAASNYFDDVEHCMKANTSPHLAEQASGGRDFVSGTLADVLRGRNQPQANRGLVFSPFGLGVLDLAVGQYVLDAAREKGLTVEIPDFFGETSRW from the coding sequence ATGTTCTCGTTTGATGTGGTGCCCGGCAAGGTCGTCAAGGACATCCTCGACACCTCCGCGGCCCAGGTCGTCGACCTGGTCGAGGACGCCTATCTGCGTCACGACGCGGGCCAGACGGTCAACCCCGACAGTTATTTCCTGCGCTTTCCCGAGAAACCGGACGCGCGGATCATCGCCCTGCCCGCCTCGATCGAACTGGCCGAGGACCACGCCGTCGGGATCAAGTGGATCTCCAGCTTCCCCGGGAACGTCGCCGACGGCATCCCGCGCGCCTCGGCGGCCCTGATCCTGAACGACTACGCCACCGGCTACCCGAAGGCGCTTCTCGAAGCAGCCACCGTCAGTGCGGTCCGGACCGCGGCCTCCGCCGCGGTGGCGGCCCGGGCGTTCTCCCGGTGGGTGACCCCGGACGGCCGGGTCTCCTTCATCGGCGCCGGCGTCATCGCCCGAACGATCCTCCGCTACCTGGTGGCCACCAACTATCCGCTGGAGTCCCTCGAGGTCTTCGACCTGCACGCGGAATCGGCGCAGAACCTGGCCCGTTTCGCGTCCGAGGAGCTCGGGCTCAAGGCGAAGGCCATCGGCGGACTGAGCGAGGCGCTGACCGCCCAGACGGTGATCACCACGACGACCGCCGGCACCCCGTACATCGGGCAGCTGCTCCGCCCGGGCCAGGTGGCGCTCAACATCTCCCTGCGCGACTTCCAGCCCGAGGTGATCCTCGCCGCGTCGAACTACTTCGACGACGTCGAGCACTGCATGAAGGCCAACACCTCCCCGCACCTGGCCGAACAGGCCTCCGGCGGACGGGACTTCGTGAGCGGCACGCTCGCGGACGTACTCCGTGGCCGGAACCAGCCGCAGGCCAACCGCGGCCTGGTCTTCTCCCCGTTCGGCCTCGGTGTCCTGGACCTCGCGGTCGGTCAGTACGTGCTCGACGCGGCCCGCGAGAAGGGTCTGACGGTGGAGATCCCGGACTTCTTCGGAGAGACGAGCCGCTGGTGA
- the carB gene encoding carbamoyl-phosphate synthase large subunit codes for MPRRTDLKHVLVIGSGPIVIGQACEFDYSGTQACRVLREEGIRVSLVNSNPATIMTDPEFADATYIEPITPEFVEKIIAQERPDAILATLGGQTALNCVVELHDRNVLDKYGVELIGADIEAIGRGEDRQRFKDIVASVGAETPRSAVCRTMDEVRATVEDLGLPVVIRPSYTMGGLGSGMAHTLQELESLAGAGLDQSPLGEVLVEESVLGWKEYELELMRDRNDNVVVVCSIENIDPMGVHTGDSVTVAPAMTLTDREYQHMRNVGIDVLRAVGVDTGGCNIQFAVHPGTGRLVVIEMNPRVSRSSALASKATGFPIAKIAAKLAIGYTLDEITNDITGETPASFEPTLDYVVVKIPRFAFEKFPVADATLTTTMKSVGEGMAIGRNFAEALGKALRSMESSAAGFWTTPDAAGDGSADPAEAAAAALEALRTPHDGRLYTVERALRLGATVAQVHDASGIDPWFVDQVLALVELREELLNAGTVDAALLRRFKRMGFSDVQIAALRPELGGEDGVRALRHRWGVRPVYKTVDTCAAEFAATTPYHYSAYESDPAAESEVLPRGERLPKVLIIGSGPNRIGQGIEFDYSCVHAALSLRSVGYETIMVNCNPETVSTDYDTSDRLYFEPLTFEDILEVYLAECETGEVAGVIVQLGGQTPLKLARRLAEAGLPIAGTSPEAIHLAEDRGAFSEVLDAAGLAAPRNGVAVSFDEARSVADRIGYPVMVRPSYVLGGRGMEIVHDEESLASYIRNATEVSAERPVLIDEFLVDAIEIDVDALFDGHEVFLGGVMEHIEEAGVHSGDSACALPPLTLGRADIATVRAHTEAIAAGLGVRGLLNIQFALKDGTFYVLEANPRASRTVPFVSKATGVSLAKAGARIMLGATVAELRGEGILPASGDGGSQRAGSHVAVKDVVLPFHRFRTHGGEGMDCLLGPEMKSTGEVMGIGSGFDVAFAKAQLAAGFAPPISGRVYVSCATGHLSRVIPSLRTLRGYGFEIVAEAETAELLKGTGFVPDEVVGDESVHLAVGWMREHETHLVISLAAHGADRRIDREIRTAAAQYSVPYVTTGSGLLAMVRAIRARNRVEFEVSSLQELQARGRGHR; via the coding sequence ATGCCGAGGCGTACGGACCTCAAACACGTGCTGGTGATCGGCTCCGGGCCGATCGTGATCGGCCAGGCATGCGAGTTCGACTACTCGGGTACCCAGGCATGCCGGGTACTGCGCGAAGAGGGAATCAGGGTCAGCCTGGTGAACTCCAACCCGGCGACGATCATGACCGACCCGGAATTCGCGGATGCCACCTACATCGAGCCGATCACACCGGAATTCGTAGAGAAGATCATCGCGCAGGAGCGCCCGGACGCGATCCTCGCGACTCTGGGCGGGCAGACCGCGCTCAACTGCGTCGTCGAGCTGCACGACCGGAACGTACTGGACAAGTACGGCGTCGAGCTGATCGGTGCCGACATCGAGGCGATCGGCCGCGGTGAGGACCGGCAGCGGTTCAAGGACATCGTCGCCTCGGTCGGGGCCGAGACCCCGCGCAGCGCCGTCTGCCGGACGATGGACGAAGTACGGGCCACGGTCGAGGACCTGGGTCTGCCCGTGGTGATCCGGCCCTCCTACACCATGGGCGGGCTGGGCTCCGGAATGGCGCACACCCTGCAGGAGCTGGAGTCCCTGGCCGGGGCCGGACTGGATCAGAGCCCGCTGGGCGAGGTGCTGGTCGAGGAGAGCGTGCTCGGCTGGAAGGAGTACGAGCTCGAACTCATGCGGGACCGCAACGACAACGTCGTGGTGGTCTGCTCGATCGAGAACATCGACCCGATGGGCGTGCACACCGGCGACTCGGTCACGGTGGCACCGGCGATGACCCTCACCGACCGCGAGTACCAGCACATGCGCAACGTGGGCATCGACGTGCTGCGGGCGGTCGGCGTCGACACCGGCGGCTGCAACATCCAGTTCGCCGTGCATCCCGGGACCGGCCGGCTCGTGGTCATCGAGATGAACCCGCGGGTGTCGAGATCCTCCGCGCTGGCCTCGAAGGCGACCGGCTTCCCGATCGCCAAGATCGCCGCGAAGCTGGCGATCGGCTACACGCTGGACGAGATCACCAACGACATCACCGGTGAGACTCCGGCCAGTTTCGAGCCGACCCTGGACTACGTGGTCGTCAAGATCCCGCGGTTCGCGTTCGAGAAGTTCCCCGTCGCCGACGCGACGCTCACCACCACGATGAAGTCCGTCGGCGAGGGAATGGCGATCGGCCGCAACTTCGCCGAGGCCCTGGGCAAGGCGCTCCGGTCGATGGAGTCCAGCGCGGCCGGCTTCTGGACCACGCCGGATGCCGCGGGCGACGGGAGTGCCGATCCGGCCGAGGCGGCCGCCGCCGCCCTTGAGGCGCTGCGGACCCCGCACGACGGACGGCTGTACACCGTCGAGCGGGCGCTGCGCCTCGGTGCCACGGTCGCGCAGGTGCACGACGCCTCGGGGATCGACCCGTGGTTCGTCGACCAGGTCCTTGCCCTGGTCGAGCTGCGCGAGGAGCTGCTGAACGCAGGGACGGTGGACGCGGCCCTGCTGCGCCGGTTCAAGCGGATGGGGTTCTCCGACGTCCAGATCGCCGCGCTCCGGCCCGAGCTGGGCGGCGAGGACGGCGTTCGCGCGCTGCGTCACCGATGGGGCGTGCGGCCGGTCTACAAGACCGTCGACACCTGCGCCGCCGAGTTCGCCGCGACCACCCCGTACCACTACTCCGCCTACGAGTCCGACCCGGCGGCGGAGTCGGAGGTGCTCCCGCGTGGTGAGCGGCTCCCGAAGGTGCTCATCATCGGCTCGGGTCCGAACCGGATCGGGCAGGGCATCGAGTTCGACTACTCGTGCGTCCACGCGGCGCTGAGCCTGCGGTCGGTGGGCTACGAGACGATCATGGTCAACTGCAACCCGGAGACCGTCTCCACCGACTACGACACCTCCGACCGGCTGTACTTCGAGCCGCTGACCTTCGAGGACATCCTCGAGGTCTACCTGGCCGAGTGCGAGACCGGAGAGGTGGCCGGGGTCATCGTGCAGCTGGGCGGCCAGACGCCGCTCAAGCTCGCCCGGAGGCTGGCGGAAGCGGGGCTGCCGATCGCGGGCACCTCGCCCGAGGCGATCCACCTGGCCGAGGACCGCGGTGCCTTCTCCGAGGTGCTGGACGCCGCCGGGCTGGCCGCGCCGCGCAACGGCGTCGCCGTCTCCTTCGACGAGGCCAGGAGCGTCGCGGACCGGATCGGATATCCGGTGATGGTGCGTCCCTCGTACGTGCTCGGCGGGCGCGGGATGGAGATCGTCCACGACGAGGAGTCGCTGGCCTCCTACATCAGGAACGCCACCGAGGTGTCGGCCGAACGGCCGGTGCTGATCGACGAGTTCCTGGTGGACGCGATCGAGATCGACGTGGACGCCCTGTTCGACGGGCACGAGGTCTTCCTCGGCGGCGTGATGGAGCACATAGAGGAGGCCGGTGTCCACTCCGGCGACTCGGCCTGTGCGCTGCCGCCCCTCACCCTGGGGCGGGCCGACATCGCGACGGTACGCGCCCACACCGAGGCGATCGCGGCCGGGCTGGGCGTACGGGGTCTGCTGAACATCCAGTTCGCGCTGAAGGACGGGACCTTCTACGTCCTGGAGGCCAACCCCAGAGCCAGCCGCACGGTGCCGTTCGTCTCCAAGGCGACCGGGGTCTCGCTGGCCAAGGCCGGTGCGCGGATCATGCTCGGCGCCACCGTCGCCGAACTCCGCGGGGAGGGAATCCTGCCGGCCTCCGGCGACGGGGGGAGCCAGCGGGCCGGCTCGCACGTCGCGGTCAAGGACGTCGTCCTGCCCTTCCACCGCTTCCGTACGCACGGCGGCGAGGGCATGGACTGCCTGCTGGGACCGGAGATGAAGTCCACCGGTGAGGTCATGGGCATCGGCTCGGGCTTCGACGTGGCCTTCGCGAAGGCACAGCTGGCAGCGGGCTTCGCACCGCCGATCTCGGGCCGGGTGTACGTCTCCTGCGCCACCGGACACCTGTCGCGGGTCATCCCCTCCCTGCGGACGCTGCGGGGCTACGGCTTCGAGATCGTCGCGGAGGCCGAGACCGCGGAGCTGCTGAAGGGCACCGGGTTCGTGCCCGACGAGGTGGTCGGGGACGAGTCCGTGCACCTGGCCGTCGGATGGATGCGCGAGCACGAGACCCACCTCGTCATCAGCCTCGCGGCGCACGGCGCGGACCGCCGCATCGACCGGGAGATCCGCACGGCGGCGGCTCAGTACTCCGTGCCCTACGTGACGACCGGCTCCGGACTCCTGGCCATGGTCAGAGCCATCCGGGCCAGAAACCGGGTCGAATTCGAGGTGAGCTCACTGCAGGAGCTACAGGCGCGCGGCCGCGGGCACCGCTGA